In Hymenobacter sublimis, a single genomic region encodes these proteins:
- a CDS encoding serine O-acetyltransferase — protein MLSANHQFIQALTQAHAHTAVPLPAEGFCQLAEHLLQVLFPERSARPLRNPDAVAATLDQLQNDLTALLRAVPTPEPAAELAGNLMNSLPALRAMLLQDAAAILAADPAAQGLAEVVATYPGFYAIAMHRFAHGLHQRGIARVPRILSEYAHQRTGIDIHPGARIGPSFCIDHGTGLVIGETCVIGAHVKIFQGVTLGALSVAKHLQGIKRHPTIEDNVVIYAGATILGGSTTVGSHSIIGGNVWLTESVPSHSRVYHQAHIHVTRSQDPTEDITFSI, from the coding sequence ATGCTTTCTGCCAACCACCAGTTTATTCAGGCCCTGACCCAGGCCCACGCCCACACAGCGGTGCCCCTGCCTGCCGAGGGCTTTTGCCAGTTAGCCGAACACCTGTTGCAGGTACTGTTCCCGGAGCGCTCGGCCCGTCCCTTGCGCAACCCCGACGCTGTAGCTGCTACCCTCGACCAACTCCAGAACGATCTGACGGCTTTGCTCCGGGCCGTGCCTACCCCCGAACCCGCAGCCGAGCTGGCCGGCAACCTGATGAACTCCCTGCCGGCTCTGCGTGCTATGCTGCTCCAGGATGCCGCCGCTATTCTGGCCGCCGATCCGGCCGCCCAGGGTTTGGCTGAGGTAGTAGCAACCTATCCGGGCTTTTACGCCATTGCCATGCACCGCTTCGCCCACGGGCTGCACCAGCGTGGCATTGCCCGCGTACCCCGCATCCTAAGCGAATACGCCCACCAGCGCACGGGCATTGATATCCATCCCGGCGCCCGCATCGGGCCTTCCTTCTGCATCGACCACGGCACGGGCCTGGTCATTGGCGAAACCTGCGTAATTGGGGCCCACGTCAAAATTTTTCAGGGCGTGACATTGGGAGCCTTAAGCGTAGCCAAACATTTGCAGGGCATCAAGCGCCATCCTACCATCGAAGATAACGTCGTGATTTACGCCGGAGCCACTATTTTGGGCGGCAGCACCACGGTAGGCAGCCATAGCATCATTGGCGGCAACGTGTGGCTAACTGAGAGTGTACCCTCGCACTCGCGCGTTTACCACCAGGCGCACATCCACGTCACCCGCTCCCAAGACCCCACCGAAGACATCACCTTTTCGATTTAA
- the cysK gene encoding cysteine synthase A translates to MKATSILDTIGNTPLLRLNKLFAHRPDVEVWVKLERANPGGSIKDRIALSMIEQAERDGILSPDSMIVEPTSGNTGVGLAMVAAVKGYQLTLVMPESMSIERRRLMAAYGANLELTPREKGMKGAIEKAHELVRDTPGAWMPMQFSNPANIKVHADTTAQEILRDAPEGFDFHITGVGTGGHITAVTEVLKPHFPQMKTFAVEPELSPVISGGAPGPHPIQGIGAGFIPDNLHTEILDGTIQVSQQEAFEYARRAAREEGLFIGVSSGASLAAVAKKLAEVPQGGRVLTFCYDTGERYLSVEGLFV, encoded by the coding sequence ATGAAAGCCACTTCCATTCTGGATACCATCGGCAACACGCCGCTGCTGCGCCTGAACAAATTGTTCGCCCACCGCCCCGACGTGGAGGTCTGGGTCAAACTGGAACGCGCCAACCCCGGCGGCAGCATCAAGGACCGGATTGCCCTGAGCATGATTGAGCAGGCCGAGCGAGACGGTATCCTGTCGCCCGATAGTATGATTGTGGAGCCTACCTCGGGCAACACGGGCGTGGGCCTGGCCATGGTAGCGGCCGTAAAAGGCTACCAGCTGACGTTGGTGATGCCCGAAAGCATGAGCATTGAGCGCCGGCGCCTGATGGCTGCCTACGGCGCTAACCTAGAGCTTACCCCTCGGGAAAAAGGCATGAAGGGCGCCATTGAAAAAGCCCACGAACTGGTGCGTGATACGCCCGGCGCCTGGATGCCCATGCAGTTCAGCAACCCCGCCAACATCAAAGTGCATGCTGATACTACTGCCCAAGAAATCCTACGTGATGCCCCCGAGGGCTTTGACTTTCACATTACGGGGGTAGGCACCGGTGGCCACATCACGGCCGTAACGGAAGTTCTGAAGCCTCACTTTCCCCAGATGAAAACCTTTGCCGTGGAGCCGGAACTCTCGCCCGTTATCAGCGGCGGCGCGCCCGGCCCTCACCCCATCCAAGGCATTGGAGCAGGTTTCATCCCCGATAACCTACACACCGAAATATTGGACGGCACCATTCAAGTAAGCCAGCAGGAAGCCTTTGAGTACGCCCGACGCGCAGCGCGGGAGGAGGGCCTGTTCATTGGTGTTTCTTCCGGCGCCTCCCTGGCCGCTGTTGCCAAGAAGCTCGCTGAAGTACCCCAAGGGGGGCGCGTACTTACCTTCTGCTACGATACCGGCGAGCGGTATCTCTCGGTAGAAGGGTTATTTGTATAA